In a single window of the Leptospira sanjuanensis genome:
- a CDS encoding ABC transporter ATP-binding protein has product MSLKVENLNKVYAGFSGPSKRILNVLTLGFFGNDVRYDALKNVSFEIGSGEIVGLIGRNGAGKSTLLKVLTGVSSYASGKILKTGTLRSILELGVGFNPELDGRENLYYNGLVWGLSPKEIESSMEEIFEFSGLQEFKNIPIKQYSSGMVMRLGFALATFARPDILIVDEALAVGDASFQQKCLQRFRSFQEEGTLTLIVSHDLELLKSVCSRVLILEKGKLVFDGDPVDGFREYMQIIADAGSEQENVLPLQKDSPVETLSVGIQHKGRINPKILPVGAEVEITVGVKFKKEIPDLTVGFHIDDARGIRAFGTNTFHLGNSLKNIRAGESVRAQFRLPLNFSAGKYSLGIALHEGDNHVGSNYLWKDGILSFELERLDLPKFEGAAWLPVECRLEKDASS; this is encoded by the coding sequence TTGAGCTTAAAAGTAGAAAATCTGAATAAGGTTTACGCCGGTTTTAGCGGCCCTTCCAAGCGGATTTTAAACGTACTCACGCTCGGTTTTTTCGGGAACGACGTGCGTTACGACGCTCTGAAAAACGTAAGCTTTGAAATCGGTTCCGGAGAAATCGTCGGTTTAATCGGAAGAAACGGCGCGGGAAAGTCCACGTTGCTAAAAGTCCTCACGGGAGTTTCCTCGTACGCGTCGGGAAAAATTCTAAAAACGGGAACTCTTCGATCCATCCTCGAACTCGGAGTAGGATTCAACCCCGAACTTGACGGACGGGAAAATCTGTATTACAACGGTCTCGTTTGGGGACTCAGTCCGAAAGAAATCGAATCTTCGATGGAGGAGATTTTCGAGTTCTCCGGTTTACAAGAATTTAAGAATATTCCAATCAAACAATATTCTTCCGGGATGGTGATGCGTCTCGGTTTTGCGCTCGCGACGTTCGCGAGACCCGACATTCTCATCGTGGACGAGGCTCTTGCGGTGGGAGACGCGAGCTTTCAGCAAAAATGTCTGCAGCGTTTTCGTTCGTTTCAGGAAGAAGGAACTCTGACGCTCATCGTCAGTCACGATCTCGAACTTTTAAAGTCCGTCTGTTCCCGGGTTCTCATTTTGGAAAAAGGAAAACTGGTTTTTGACGGAGATCCCGTCGATGGATTTCGCGAATACATGCAGATCATCGCGGATGCGGGGAGCGAACAGGAAAACGTTCTTCCTTTGCAGAAGGATTCTCCCGTGGAAACTCTTTCGGTCGGAATTCAACACAAGGGCCGGATCAATCCGAAAATTCTTCCGGTCGGAGCGGAAGTGGAAATAACGGTCGGCGTAAAATTCAAAAAGGAAATCCCCGATTTGACGGTCGGTTTTCACATCGACGACGCTCGGGGAATCCGTGCTTTCGGGACGAACACGTTTCATCTCGGGAATTCGTTGAAAAACATCCGCGCGGGAGAATCGGTCCGGGCGCAGTTCCGACTTCCTCTGAATTTTTCCGCAGGAAAGTATTCGCTCGGGATCGCGTTGCACGAAGGAGACAATCACGTGGGAAGCAATTACCTTTGGAAGGACGGGATTCTTTCTTTTGAGTTGGAACGGCTCGATCTCCCGAAATTCGAAGGCGCGGCTTGGTTGCCGGTCGAGTGTCGCCTGGAAAAAGACGCTTCTTCCTGA
- a CDS encoding ABC transporter permease: MLKNLPILWILVRRDYALQFAGSSLGISWMLIQNLSLILIYTIVFLFLHLKGNPESASDFIGYAFSGLLFWIPLQEYMIRGTSILTENRQLIKRSPLGPEIFLWIPYAQMLVHFAVTAVPILAVLIALDKLNVYFFPFGILIVVVTGYLLSFVQGYLARANVILRDITPLIRLLSQFFFWSLPILYVSSGFLQEVNVWNPLNFPLEVFRYVLLNDFVPVFHWKEFLPSLILFPLVGILSRSKFHSVILDHL; the protein is encoded by the coding sequence GTGTTGAAAAATTTGCCGATTCTTTGGATCTTAGTGCGGAGAGATTACGCCTTACAATTTGCGGGAAGTTCCTTGGGAATCTCGTGGATGCTGATTCAAAATCTGAGTTTGATCCTGATCTATACGATCGTCTTTTTATTTCTTCATTTAAAAGGAAATCCCGAATCCGCTTCCGACTTCATCGGATACGCGTTCAGCGGTCTTTTGTTTTGGATTCCTCTTCAGGAATACATGATCCGCGGGACTTCCATTCTTACCGAAAACAGACAACTCATCAAACGGTCTCCTTTGGGTCCCGAGATTTTTCTTTGGATTCCTTACGCGCAGATGCTCGTTCATTTCGCCGTGACGGCGGTTCCGATTCTGGCCGTTCTGATTGCATTAGATAAATTGAATGTTTATTTTTTCCCGTTCGGTATTTTGATCGTGGTCGTCACGGGATATCTGCTTTCTTTCGTGCAGGGTTATCTCGCGAGAGCCAACGTGATTCTCCGGGACATCACTCCTCTGATTCGACTGCTCTCCCAATTCTTCTTTTGGTCGCTGCCGATCCTATACGTTTCCTCCGGCTTTTTGCAGGAAGTCAACGTTTGGAATCCGTTGAACTTTCCTTTGGAAGTTTTCCGTTACGTTTTATTAAACGACTTCGTTCCCGTTTTCCATTGGAAAGAATTTCTTCCGTCCCTGATTCTTTTCCCTTTGGTAGGAATTCTCAGCCGTTCTAAATTTCATTCCGTCATTTTGGATCATCTTTGA
- a CDS encoding JAB domain-containing protein encodes MKSSGKLSERLGPFPDPRTRIAYEAESLEDWELLAVLLGRGNRAQPIEELSRNILHQSKGLGGLLQKQVSDLRRIPGIGNAKATALIAAIEFARRLKWEALKGKRYSSKQLLNFLSTSLIPKNRECFVLITLSPEGSVLRAEVVATGSLEEVGVQSRDLLKIILNDAASAVIIAHNHPESGCKPSREDIWIYKNFGKLLDSLGIDLLDQWIFGIDGIYSCKEGKVLQA; translated from the coding sequence TTGAAATCTAGCGGAAAACTCTCTGAAAGGTTGGGTCCTTTTCCCGATCCCAGAACGCGGATTGCGTATGAAGCCGAATCCCTGGAAGATTGGGAACTTTTGGCGGTACTTCTGGGAAGAGGGAATCGGGCTCAGCCGATCGAGGAATTGAGCCGCAATATCTTGCATCAAAGTAAGGGACTGGGCGGACTTCTTCAAAAACAAGTTTCGGATCTTCGCAGGATTCCCGGGATCGGCAACGCAAAGGCGACCGCCTTAATCGCCGCCATCGAATTTGCAAGACGCCTCAAATGGGAAGCGCTCAAAGGGAAACGTTATTCCAGCAAGCAGCTTCTGAACTTTTTATCCACAAGTTTAATCCCTAAAAACAGGGAATGTTTCGTTCTCATCACTCTTTCACCCGAAGGTTCCGTGTTACGCGCCGAAGTCGTTGCGACCGGAAGTCTGGAAGAAGTCGGAGTACAAAGCCGAGACCTATTGAAAATCATTTTGAACGACGCGGCTTCCGCAGTGATCATCGCGCACAATCATCCCGAATCCGGCTGCAAACCGAGCCGAGAAGATATTTGGATTTATAAGAATTTCGGCAAGTTGTTGGATTCTCTCGGAATCGACCTCTTGGACCAATGGATTTTTGGAATTGACGGGATCTATTCCTGTAAGGAAGGTAAGGTTCTTCAGGCGTAA
- a CDS encoding LIC12298 family protein, translating to MIIRSLQESANYQRKRGGLAGAGPNWKERTRAGESNLKSFADYLEEAFEGEVVQKGTWFADSLSELSKNNLKRI from the coding sequence ATGATCATTCGATCTCTGCAAGAATCAGCAAATTACCAGAGAAAACGCGGTGGTCTCGCCGGTGCCGGTCCTAACTGGAAGGAACGGACTCGCGCGGGTGAGTCGAATCTTAAATCCTTCGCGGATTATCTGGAAGAAGCGTTTGAAGGGGAAGTAGTTCAAAAAGGAACCTGGTTTGCAGATTCACTTTCTGAGCTCAGCAAAAACAACCTGAAGCGGATTTGA
- the pssA gene encoding CDP-diacylglycerol--serine O-phosphatidyltransferase has protein sequence MKLKLSWVPNTLTLGNLTMGFSAMLVASEAGSRGGSELQAYTLAGFFILLAALCDGLDGMAARALNATSELGADLDSLADLTAFGIAPGYLMYQMVLCEYKIDVFGKEDLFPIGMLVAAIFPICAAYRLARFNVAHDPKSFTGLPSPVAGVTVGFFPIFLNANSAPHWITITGFVLIAILMVSNIRYSKPQAAIRSKLNPTRLFLLVAGITILLALVGLNRWPWLIYGLIFFYIFSGIMTFLIHLIQEFRVKLD, from the coding sequence ATGAAACTCAAACTCAGTTGGGTTCCTAACACTCTTACGCTCGGAAATCTCACGATGGGATTCAGCGCTATGCTCGTTGCGTCCGAAGCCGGTTCCCGGGGTGGAAGCGAGTTACAGGCATACACACTTGCAGGATTCTTTATATTGCTTGCGGCTCTCTGCGACGGACTCGACGGTATGGCCGCAAGAGCGCTCAACGCGACATCCGAATTGGGAGCCGATCTGGACAGTCTTGCGGATTTGACCGCTTTCGGAATCGCTCCGGGTTATCTAATGTATCAGATGGTTCTTTGCGAATACAAGATCGACGTCTTCGGTAAGGAAGATCTTTTTCCGATCGGAATGCTCGTTGCCGCGATCTTCCCGATCTGCGCCGCGTATCGACTCGCACGTTTCAACGTCGCACACGATCCGAAGTCCTTTACGGGGCTTCCTTCTCCTGTGGCGGGCGTAACCGTCGGATTTTTTCCGATCTTTTTGAATGCGAACTCCGCTCCTCATTGGATTACGATCACCGGATTCGTTTTGATCGCGATCTTGATGGTTTCCAACATACGTTATTCGAAACCGCAGGCCGCCATTCGATCCAAGCTCAATCCTACGAGATTGTTTTTGCTCGTGGCGGGAATCACGATTCTGCTCGCTCTTGTAGGACTCAACCGCTGGCCTTGGCTGATCTACGGATTGATTTTCTTTTACATCTTTTCCGGAATCATGACCTTTCTCATTCACTTGATCCAAGAATTCCGAGTGAAGTTGGACTAA
- the tsaD gene encoding tRNA (adenosine(37)-N6)-threonylcarbamoyltransferase complex transferase subunit TsaD, translated as MIGMGIETSCDETSIGIVRDGKENLSLRIFSQIDLHKPYGGIVPEIASRAHLEKINLLLEEAMEEAKIGFEDLSYVAVTSSPGLTGSLMVGAQMARCIHMVYGTPILPVCHLQSHFAVLHLEGVPTEFPVLGLLLSGGNSAIYTLKEFGRMELLGDTMDDALGEAFDKVAGLLDLPYPGGPYIEAKANAYVPAPDEKPILPPLLRNLPHNEVSFSFSGLKTAVMVQLEKQKDLSRERICWNFQNSAFDLVERNLKRAVAKTGIRRVFAAGGVLANGTLQKRLQSWAEKNSVELYTPKRKIYCTDNGAMVASLGYYLFQKGYQRDIDFTVSPSRQEIFT; from the coding sequence ATGATCGGAATGGGAATCGAAACCAGTTGCGACGAGACCTCCATCGGAATCGTCCGCGACGGGAAAGAGAACCTCAGTCTTAGAATTTTCAGTCAGATCGATCTGCACAAACCCTACGGAGGAATCGTTCCGGAAATCGCTTCGCGCGCTCATCTGGAAAAGATCAACCTTCTGCTCGAAGAAGCGATGGAAGAGGCAAAGATCGGGTTCGAGGACCTTTCCTACGTCGCTGTGACTTCTTCTCCCGGTTTGACCGGTTCTTTGATGGTCGGTGCGCAGATGGCTCGTTGCATTCACATGGTTTACGGGACTCCGATTTTACCGGTTTGTCATCTTCAATCGCACTTTGCCGTTTTACACTTGGAGGGAGTTCCCACGGAATTCCCCGTTCTCGGATTATTGCTCTCCGGTGGGAATTCCGCCATTTACACATTGAAAGAATTTGGTAGAATGGAACTTCTCGGCGATACGATGGACGACGCTTTGGGAGAAGCCTTTGATAAGGTTGCGGGACTTTTGGATCTGCCTTATCCGGGCGGGCCGTATATAGAAGCGAAAGCGAACGCCTATGTTCCCGCTCCGGACGAAAAACCGATTCTTCCTCCGCTGCTTCGGAATCTTCCTCACAACGAGGTTTCATTCTCTTTCAGCGGACTCAAGACGGCGGTGATGGTTCAACTGGAAAAACAAAAGGATCTTTCTCGGGAAAGGATCTGTTGGAACTTTCAGAATTCCGCGTTCGATCTTGTGGAACGGAATCTCAAACGGGCCGTCGCGAAAACGGGAATTCGTCGGGTCTTTGCCGCGGGGGGAGTGTTGGCAAACGGCACGCTTCAGAAACGATTGCAGTCTTGGGCTGAAAAGAATTCAGTGGAACTTTATACTCCCAAGAGAAAAATTTATTGTACCGATAACGGTGCCATGGTAGCGTCTTTGGGATACTATCTTTTTCAGAAAGGCTATCAGAGAGATATCGATTTTACGGTCAGTCCGTCCAGACAGGAGATTTTTACATGA
- a CDS encoding S41 family peptidase, whose amino-acid sequence MKSKERMVWIGIVSFLSFALILPTGTVKGISKAGESYLQIFHEVLSVIHSDYVESVDEEKLYVGAIRGLISSLGDPHSRFMDKDDFSQLQEETRGSFGGLGMEVSFADGAIVVISPIEDTPAMKAGILPQDRIVEIDGKNTHDLSLSDSIKLMRGKVGTSVSIKLERKNQKEPILLTLVREMIKIRYVRSSYLEKEKLGYIKLNQFMGKDSTLSEFKKELNSLKDKGAEGLIVDLRMNPGGLLDLAITLSDLFLKPDLDIVSVRGRGGELVRVFRSTTANDKITNLPLVVLINEGSASASEIFAGAMQDHGRGKILGTVSFGKGSVQNIYPLSHNTGIALTIQKYYTPSGKSIHGKGIQPDVVVKSVEPTEDDRFYIRKMAEKKMLEAFLAKNPNYSEANFVLFEKYLSEKGIKLSTDVAKFLYKSRSQQDSHNGIPDVELDPQLRKAIEILSAPKDGEKKPTNA is encoded by the coding sequence ATGAAAAGTAAAGAAAGAATGGTCTGGATTGGAATCGTTTCCTTTCTCAGCTTCGCACTAATTCTCCCGACAGGAACCGTAAAAGGAATATCCAAAGCGGGAGAATCCTATCTCCAAATCTTCCACGAAGTATTGTCCGTCATTCATAGCGATTACGTGGAATCCGTGGACGAAGAAAAACTCTACGTCGGAGCAATCCGCGGATTGATTTCTTCGCTCGGCGATCCGCATTCCCGATTTATGGATAAGGATGATTTCTCCCAACTCCAAGAAGAAACCCGTGGAAGTTTCGGAGGACTCGGGATGGAAGTCTCTTTCGCAGACGGAGCCATCGTTGTCATATCGCCGATCGAAGACACACCCGCGATGAAAGCGGGAATTCTTCCACAGGATCGAATCGTCGAAATCGACGGAAAGAACACGCACGATCTATCTCTTTCCGATTCCATCAAACTCATGAGAGGAAAAGTCGGAACTTCGGTGTCGATCAAACTCGAACGAAAGAATCAGAAGGAACCGATTCTTCTCACGTTAGTCCGAGAAATGATCAAGATCCGTTATGTGCGTTCTTCGTATCTGGAAAAGGAAAAACTCGGTTATATCAAACTCAATCAGTTCATGGGAAAGGACAGCACGCTTTCCGAATTCAAAAAGGAACTGAATTCTCTCAAAGATAAGGGCGCGGAAGGATTGATCGTCGATCTCCGAATGAATCCGGGCGGACTTTTGGATCTTGCGATCACTCTTTCCGATCTTTTCTTAAAACCGGATCTCGATATCGTTTCCGTGCGGGGAAGAGGCGGGGAACTCGTTCGCGTGTTCCGTTCCACGACCGCAAACGATAAAATCACCAATTTGCCGTTGGTCGTTTTGATCAACGAAGGTTCCGCCAGCGCTTCCGAAATTTTTGCGGGAGCGATGCAGGATCATGGAAGAGGAAAAATTCTCGGGACGGTTTCTTTCGGAAAAGGTTCCGTTCAAAACATCTATCCTCTTTCGCATAACACGGGAATCGCGCTTACGATTCAGAAATATTATACTCCGAGCGGAAAGTCGATTCACGGAAAAGGAATCCAACCCGACGTTGTCGTAAAATCGGTGGAGCCTACGGAAGACGATCGATTTTACATCCGCAAAATGGCCGAAAAGAAAATGCTCGAAGCCTTTCTTGCAAAGAATCCGAATTATTCCGAAGCGAACTTTGTCCTCTTTGAAAAGTATCTCTCGGAAAAAGGAATCAAACTTTCCACCGACGTCGCCAAATTCTTATACAAAAGCAGAAGCCAACAAGACAGTCACAACGGAATCCCCGACGTGGAACTGGACCCGCAGCTTCGTAAAGCGATCGAAATTCTCAGTGCTCCGAAAGACGGAGAAAAGAAACCTACAAACGCATGA
- a CDS encoding LA_1448 family UV-C exposure upregulated protein: MFQRNFFLCILLLFVLQCSPPKKDITDGDLKRVLERVSIARINANLKASSGKAAPNDLTFFLEACSVYRLDPDRVLDRLKEKSPALHEALIKQYEK, from the coding sequence GTGTTTCAACGAAATTTCTTCCTCTGTATTCTCCTCCTTTTCGTTCTCCAGTGCAGTCCTCCTAAAAAAGATATCACCGACGGCGATCTGAAAAGGGTTCTGGAACGGGTCAGCATCGCGAGAATCAACGCGAACCTCAAGGCTTCTTCCGGGAAAGCCGCACCCAACGATCTCACATTTTTTCTCGAAGCCTGTTCCGTCTATCGACTGGACCCCGATCGTGTATTGGATCGACTGAAAGAAAAAAGTCCCGCGCTGCACGAGGCATTGATCAAACAATATGAAAAGTAA
- the lexA gene encoding transcriptional repressor LexA: protein MKDLTDKQQAVLTFITAIIKERGFPPTIREIGDEFGITAKGAYDHLKAIEKKGYLKTAKNQSRAIELIRQSPMESLPVQATSIPVIGRVAAGLPIFAEENIESYIPVPDEMAKGNVPMYALRVQGDSMVEAGINDGDIAIIEKRDIARNGEIVVALIEDEATLKVYYKEQDQIRLEARNPKYKPIKTKKATVMGKLIGLYRIY from the coding sequence ATGAAAGACCTGACAGACAAGCAACAGGCTGTCCTCACATTCATTACTGCAATCATTAAGGAACGCGGTTTTCCTCCAACGATCCGGGAAATCGGAGACGAGTTCGGAATCACCGCAAAAGGCGCTTACGATCACCTCAAGGCAATCGAAAAAAAGGGATATCTCAAGACCGCCAAGAACCAATCCCGTGCGATAGAACTCATCCGTCAAAGCCCGATGGAATCTCTTCCCGTACAAGCGACGAGTATTCCCGTAATCGGTCGAGTTGCGGCCGGTCTTCCGATCTTCGCGGAAGAAAACATCGAATCCTATATTCCCGTTCCCGACGAGATGGCAAAAGGTAACGTTCCCATGTATGCGCTTCGGGTTCAGGGAGATTCGATGGTGGAAGCGGGAATCAACGACGGCGATATCGCGATCATCGAAAAACGGGATATTGCACGCAACGGTGAAATCGTAGTCGCGCTCATTGAGGACGAGGCCACGTTGAAAGTATATTATAAAGAGCAGGATCAGATTCGACTCGAAGCGAGAAATCCGAAATACAAACCGATCAAAACCAAGAAAGCAACGGTGATGGGTAAGCTGATCGGATTGTATCGAATTTACTGA
- a CDS encoding type II toxin-antitoxin system HicB family antitoxin produces MLQSDEIINKCVAIGKAIISALTTHIEVPVIFTIEDDTYVYSYCPKFGIFAYGDSIEIAKDNLASAISVNMQALFKENRIKDIFENQLDQVYLNAYEKIKDKLSLEALEVICAYHYDKDQVETIRGTKKQPQIYDLTEEIKLKIDLIEVKRNTVAA; encoded by the coding sequence ATGCTCCAGTCAGATGAAATAATAAACAAATGTGTTGCTATTGGAAAAGCAATCATTTCAGCGCTAACAACGCACATTGAAGTTCCCGTTATCTTTACGATTGAAGATGATACGTATGTATATTCGTATTGTCCTAAGTTCGGAATTTTTGCATACGGGGATTCCATAGAAATTGCTAAAGATAATTTAGCCTCGGCGATTTCCGTTAATATGCAGGCTTTATTTAAGGAAAATCGAATTAAGGATATATTCGAAAATCAGCTTGATCAGGTTTATTTGAATGCCTATGAAAAGATCAAAGATAAATTGTCTTTGGAGGCTTTAGAAGTCATTTGTGCATATCATTATGATAAGGATCAGGTCGAGACGATCAGAGGGACAAAGAAGCAACCTCAGATATATGATTTGACCGAAGAGATTAAACTTAAAATCGATTTAATTGAAGTAAAACGCAATACAGTCGCCGCATAA
- a CDS encoding efflux RND transporter periplasmic adaptor subunit, with protein MINFLNRYRTTLILLAIVSAGYFGYKKFFSKKAEEKKPVAVSKNRFTVSEEILKRHPLTLVALKEVSAFDEVALPGRISYDPESMARAGSTVEARIKKVLVREGDRVSQGSPLAILSSVVLGEVEASYVKARASLEALKLQADRAKELFDMKVTSAKDYEFANMQYKTAKTEVETTRIKLENYGLTPGEIAGIERGVYVSSNLVLRSPINGEVTERKAVQGQQVTRNEDLFTIANLTNLMVLLEVYEKDLGTIAEGADAMIYPLGDEKSPGIKGEVAYVGTVLDNIKRTAKLRIMVSNRNGKLKPGQSVTAKVKGMVVNTGEPRRTVPLEAVHEIEGKSIVFLQNEDGSFEATEVITGDTVGDEVVIKAGLKEGAQIVSKGSFILKSEYLKL; from the coding sequence ATGATCAATTTCTTAAACCGTTATAGAACGACTCTTATCCTTCTTGCGATCGTAAGCGCGGGATACTTCGGTTACAAAAAATTCTTCTCCAAAAAAGCGGAAGAGAAAAAGCCCGTAGCGGTCAGTAAAAACAGATTCACCGTTTCCGAGGAGATTTTAAAACGACATCCTCTCACGTTAGTCGCTCTTAAAGAAGTTTCCGCCTTTGACGAGGTCGCTCTTCCGGGAAGAATTTCCTACGATCCGGAAAGTATGGCGAGAGCCGGTTCCACCGTGGAAGCGAGAATCAAAAAGGTTCTCGTACGCGAAGGGGATCGGGTTAGTCAAGGTTCTCCTCTTGCGATTCTTTCTTCGGTCGTTCTCGGAGAAGTGGAAGCTTCTTATGTGAAAGCAAGAGCGAGTCTCGAAGCGTTGAAACTTCAAGCGGACCGGGCCAAGGAACTCTTCGACATGAAAGTGACCTCCGCGAAGGACTACGAGTTCGCGAACATGCAGTATAAAACCGCAAAGACCGAAGTGGAAACGACTCGGATCAAACTGGAAAACTACGGTTTGACGCCGGGCGAAATCGCCGGAATCGAAAGAGGGGTTTACGTTTCCTCCAACCTCGTTCTCCGCAGTCCGATCAACGGAGAAGTCACCGAAAGAAAGGCCGTGCAGGGACAACAGGTCACAAGAAACGAGGATCTGTTTACGATCGCCAATCTCACCAATCTGATGGTTCTTCTCGAAGTGTATGAAAAGGATTTGGGCACGATCGCCGAAGGAGCCGACGCGATGATTTATCCTCTCGGTGATGAAAAATCTCCCGGGATTAAGGGCGAGGTTGCATACGTGGGAACGGTTCTGGATAATATCAAACGAACCGCCAAACTTCGAATCATGGTTTCCAACCGGAACGGAAAACTGAAACCGGGACAATCCGTGACCGCAAAGGTGAAAGGAATGGTCGTGAATACGGGCGAACCGAGACGCACGGTTCCTCTCGAAGCGGTACATGAGATCGAAGGAAAATCGATCGTCTTTCTCCAAAACGAAGACGGAAGTTTTGAGGCGACCGAAGTCATTACGGGTGATACGGTCGGAGACGAGGTTGTCATCAAAGCGGGTTTGAAAGAAGGAGCGCAGATCGTTTCCAAAGGTTCGTTCATTTTAAAAAGCGAATACTTGAAGTTGTAG
- a CDS encoding TolC family protein: MVSSQNVLISPKPAGAPKFPKKWFLFGLLGLAVVLIFPITTTAEVIPLEPNLAEEEDKKKSNASSNSPEEKKSQGTKDAQNQTQIESQTQSQVQPQSSTTYGQSVFSGKIIDWDVERLTEYAVSNNPLYLAEKQNMGIERGRVITASLYRNPIVQYQQQFIGVPGGGGNSGPQILGANGSQGGSTEIAPALYQDVDVYGIISLRSKVAKKSFEAVLGEFDNFDRLFRLRLRQNYWTYIFLTNLVDYNKEFYENYSDLLELTKFRVEKGDISPLEFERLELERIQVEKFYRDALVRRQFVEKELRILTGIKESEGIFAFKSEMKFKSLEDLGLRLKDSTIASVNRPDIAALEERVKEKKLNIDLQRREALGYLQVGGEWRIKGNEHYAGVFATIPLPLNDRGQGKVLSAKEEHKKFELALEAKKREVNEEIEASKKELLAREDLLAKYERINLLQKNKQLEQKSRIAYVRGASDQVTFLQAEKNYLTVLRDYYEVLYLYYNAVEIYKAAVGKKTERD; the protein is encoded by the coding sequence ATGGTATCTTCACAGAATGTTTTAATCAGCCCTAAGCCCGCAGGAGCGCCGAAATTTCCTAAGAAATGGTTTCTCTTCGGATTGCTCGGACTCGCCGTCGTTTTGATTTTTCCGATTACTACGACTGCGGAGGTAATCCCGCTCGAGCCTAACCTCGCCGAGGAAGAAGACAAAAAGAAATCGAACGCGAGTTCCAATTCTCCCGAAGAAAAAAAATCGCAAGGGACAAAGGACGCGCAAAATCAAACGCAGATCGAGTCGCAAACGCAATCACAAGTTCAGCCGCAAAGTTCGACGACCTACGGCCAATCCGTTTTTTCCGGAAAGATCATCGACTGGGACGTGGAACGTCTGACGGAATACGCGGTCTCGAACAATCCGTTGTATCTCGCGGAAAAACAAAACATGGGAATCGAACGGGGAAGGGTGATTACAGCTTCTTTGTATAGAAACCCGATCGTACAATACCAACAACAATTCATTGGGGTTCCGGGCGGCGGTGGAAACTCCGGGCCGCAGATTCTCGGTGCAAACGGATCGCAAGGAGGAAGCACGGAGATTGCGCCTGCCCTCTATCAAGATGTGGACGTGTACGGAATCATTTCTCTCCGATCCAAGGTCGCTAAAAAATCCTTCGAAGCGGTTCTCGGAGAATTCGACAACTTCGACAGGCTTTTTAGGCTCAGACTGAGACAGAACTATTGGACTTATATCTTCCTAACTAATTTAGTAGATTATAATAAAGAATTTTACGAAAATTACAGCGACCTTCTGGAACTCACGAAGTTTCGCGTGGAAAAGGGCGACATTTCTCCTCTCGAATTCGAACGTCTCGAGTTGGAAAGAATTCAGGTCGAGAAGTTTTACCGCGACGCGCTCGTGCGCAGGCAGTTCGTCGAAAAAGAGCTGAGAATTCTTACCGGAATCAAGGAATCGGAAGGAATATTCGCTTTCAAATCGGAGATGAAATTCAAATCCTTAGAGGACTTAGGTCTTCGGCTTAAGGATTCCACGATCGCTTCGGTCAACCGTCCCGACATCGCCGCTCTGGAAGAACGCGTTAAAGAGAAGAAGCTCAACATCGATCTCCAAAGAAGGGAAGCCCTCGGCTATCTCCAGGTCGGAGGCGAATGGAGAATCAAGGGCAACGAACACTACGCTGGCGTATTCGCTACGATTCCTCTTCCGTTGAACGACCGAGGTCAGGGAAAGGTTCTTTCGGCTAAAGAAGAACATAAAAAGTTCGAACTCGCGCTCGAAGCCAAAAAGCGCGAGGTCAATGAGGAAATCGAAGCTTCCAAGAAGGAACTTCTCGCGCGAGAAGACCTTCTCGCCAAATACGAACGAATCAATCTATTACAGAAAAACAAACAGTTGGAACAAAAATCCAGGATAGCGTATGTCCGTGGTGCGTCCGATCAGGTGACCTTTCTCCAGGCCGAAAAGAATTATCTTACGGTCCTCAGAGATTATTACGAAGTATTGTATCTCTACTACAATGCGGTCGAAATTTACAAGGCGGCGGTCGGTAAAAAAACAGAGAGGGATTAA